A stretch of the Aspergillus puulaauensis MK2 DNA, chromosome 6, nearly complete sequence genome encodes the following:
- a CDS encoding zinc-binding alcohol dehydrogenase family protein (COG:C;~EggNog:ENOG410PMCP;~InterPro:IPR013154,IPR013149,IPR036291,IPR011032, IPR020843;~PFAM:PF00107,PF08240;~go_function: GO:0016491 - oxidoreductase activity [Evidence IEA];~go_process: GO:0055114 - oxidation-reduction process [Evidence IEA]) — MTFSTKVSRSAFTLISRPTLLPRISPTTTAKSSTSLAATMTTKAIIYVEKGKAAIQDVPIPRLRDDYVLVKVNAVGLNPTDWKHIDFGMTDAGSRVGCDYAGIVEAVGPKVEKEFRKGDRISGVVHGSDRTEHENGAFANYIAAKGDVQIKTPENISDEDAATLGISVGTVGQGLYRTLGLPLPIGDVKPSDEYVLIHGGSTATGIYGIQYARLSGLKVIATSSPHNFEYLKSLGAEEVFDYKSPTAGPDIRKYTNNGLKLAWDCTGSGGSIVAAGLSSEGGKYAAIMPVNKEEVEAINANIDGPHTTLMYSIFGERFVKRDETPPKPEEFEFAKKFWEISRGLLADGKLKAPRTIVNKGGDGFEGILKGLDELRANKVSGGKLVYTL; from the exons ATGACATTCTCAACCAAAGTATCCAGATCCGCCTTCACTTTGATTTCGAGACCAACTCTTCTCCCACGaatctcaccaacaacaacagctaAATCATCCACTTCACTCGCCGCAACGATGACAACCAAAGCAATTATATACGTCGAAAAAGGCAAGGCCGCCATCCAGGATGttcccatccccagactCCGCGACGACTACGTCCTCGTCAAGGTGAATGCCGTCGGCCTTAACCCCACAGACTGGAAACACATCGACTTTGGAATGACGGACGCCGGATCGCGGGTTGGATGTGATTACGCTGGGATTGTAGAGGCCGTGGGTCCgaaggtcgagaaggaaTTCAGGAAGGGCGATCGCATCAGTGGTGTTGTTCATGGCAG TGACCGCACGGAGCACGAAAACGGGGCATTTGCCAACTATATTGCCGCGAAAGGCGATGTCCAGATCAAGACTCCTGAAAACATCAGTGACGAGGACGCTGCTACGCTTGGGATCTCTGTTGGCACGGTT GGTCAAGGTCTATACCGAACGCTCGGGCTGCCGTTACCAATCGGAGACGTGAAGCCTTCAGACGAGtacgtcctcatccacggcGGCAGCACGGCAACAGGCATCTACGGAATCCAGTATGCGCGGCTATCAGGATTAAAAGTCATTGCGACATCGTCGCCCCATAATTTCGAGTACCTCAAGTCTCTCGGTGCTGAGGAAGTCTTCGATTACAAGTCACCCACGGCCGGGCCCGATATCCGGAAGTACACGAACAACGGCCTCAAGCTTGCGTGGGACTGCACAGGCAGCGGCGGGTCGATTGTTGCCGCCGGACTGAGCAGCGAGGGCGGGAAGTATGCGGCTATCATGCCGGTGAATaaggaggaagttgaagctATCAACGCCAATATCGACGGGCCTCATACGACGCTGATGTACTCGATTTTCGGGGAGCGGTTTGTTAAGAGGGACGAgacgccgccgaagccagaGGAGTTTGAGTTTGCGAAGAAGTTCTGGGAGATTTCGAGGGGGCTTCTGGCGGATGGGAAGTTGAAGGCTCCAAGGACGATTGTTAATAAGGGTGGTGATGGCTTTGAGGGGATCTTGAAGGGGTTGGATGAGTTGAGGGCTAACAAGGTCAGTGGCGGGAAGTTGGTTTATACTCTTTAA
- a CDS encoding uncharacterized protein (COG:S;~EggNog:ENOG410Q2QS;~InterPro:IPR008979,IPR003305;~PFAM:PF02018;~go_function: GO:0016798 - hydrolase activity, acting on glycosyl bonds [Evidence IEA]) yields MSCNAVSNFGFEAGLAPWTVAPGSVANVLTDPIAYSGVSLLDITTTVSNPTGTVSQPLTGLDTSKPYNLLLWMRLRDRISSVNSCTVSAHLGDDAEAGAIASDFIWDAAGWMLLNGTITPTVADTTLNLVGLCSFSGEVTEAHVLWDEVTFSDC; encoded by the exons ATGTCCTGCAACGCTGTCAGCAACTTCGGCTTCGAAGCCGGTCTCGCCCCCTGGACCGTCGCCCCAGGCTCCGTCGCAAACGTCCTCACCGACCCAATCGCCTACTCCGGCGTGAGCCTCCT TGacataacaacaacagtcTCCAACCCCACCGGCACAGTCTCGCAGCCCCTAACCGGCCTCGACACGAGCAAGCCCTACAACCTGCTCCTGTGGATGCGCCTGCGCGACCGCATCTCCAGCGTCAACTCATGCACTGTCAGCGCGCACCTCGGCGACGATGCCGAGGCCGGTGCCATCGCTTCGGACTTTATCTGGGATGCGGCGGGCTGGATGTTACTGAACGGGACTATCACACCCACTGTTGCCGATACGACTTTGAACCTTGTTGGTCTTTGTAGCTTTTCTGGGGAGGTTACTGAGGCGCATGTCCTTTGGGATGAGGTTACGTTTTCGGATTGTTAG
- a CDS encoding DUF3431 domain-containing protein (COG:S;~EggNog:ENOG410PVPD;~InterPro:IPR021838;~PFAM:PF11913;~SECRETED:SignalP(1-20)) yields the protein MHRRTRRTVTHLAIFASILALLLLLNRPPSTQRSFSWTKVRYQTTADTLPGSRGRCPGLSKSSKPALVVSHVNSDGDTSWLTSSDLAKKYHLCIYDVDASTNKNDKADSLRVPANRAHESMAYLTFLIDNYDTIPSSGAVFVHGNRWAWHNDAPDYDNAYLLSRLNVESALEPAGYHNLRCDWSVSTCAADAPPQGSLQMAFQSSVDPWDARAASDTALPKALLAIFGSDAGEKLGRHETVRAQCCAQFAVSRERVRSHAREEYVALRQWLLDGMSSEVVGGNSNSRVIRRREGVAPRDDRVAGRIVSYIWHILFLDVGGAGSGSAVDGGLELEKLNRAACPTAQECYCRLYGRCNLDRCRSPGSCAGQYRVPPGYKVPGHADV from the coding sequence ATGCATCGACGAACGCGGCGGACCGTCACCCACCTGGCCATCTTCGCCTCCATCCtagccctcctcctcctcctcaacaggCCCCCATCCACCCAGCGCTCCTTCTCATGGACTAAAGTCCGCTACCAAACCACCGCCGACACGCTCCCTGGCTCACGCGGGCGCTGTCCCGGCctctccaagtcctccaaaccagccctcgtcgtctcccacGTAAATTCCGACGGCGACACCTCCTGGCTCACCTCCTCAGACCTAGCCAAAAAATACCACCTCTGCATCTACGACGTCGACGCCTCCACCAATAAAAATGACAAGGCCGACTCCCTCCGCGTCCCCGCAAACCGCGCCCACGAGTCCATGGCCTACCTCACCTTCCTAATAGACAACTACGACACCATCCCCTCCTCCggcgccgtcttcgtccacGGAAACAGATGGGCCTGGCACAATGACGCACCGGACTACGATAACGCATACCTCCTTTCGCGTCTTAATGTCGAATCCGCCCTCGAGCCCGCTGGGTACCATAATCTCCGCTGTGACTGGAGCGTGAGCACATGCGCCGCCGATGCCCCGCCGCAGGGGAGCCTGCAGATGGCGTTCCAGTCGTCGGTGGACCCTTGGGACGCGCGGGCTGCGTCTGACACGGCGCTGCCAAAGGCGCTTCTGGCTATCTTTGGGAGTGATGCGGGTGAGAAGCTGGGGAGACATGAGACTGTGCGGGCGCAGTGCTGTGCGCAGTTTGCTGTGTCGCGCGAGAGGGTGCGGAGTCATGCGCGCGAGGAGTATGTTGCGCTGCGGCAGTGGTTGTTAGATGGAATGAGTTCAGAAGTGGTTGGTGGGAATTCGAACTCGAGAGTTATCCGGCGGCGGGAGGGTGTTGCGCCGAGAGATGATCGCGTTGCTGGACGGATTGTCTCGTATATCTGGCATATCTTGTTTTTGGatgttggtggtgctgggagtgggagtgctgttgatggaggtcttgagctggagaagctgaatCGGGCGGCCTGTCCTACTGCGCAGGAATGCTATTGCCGGCTTTATGGACGCTGTAATCTGGATCGGTGCAGGTCGCCGGGATCCTGTGCTGGGCAGTATCGTGTGCCTCCGGGTTATAAGGTGCCTGGGCATGCGGATGTTTGA
- a CDS encoding uncharacterized protein (COG:S;~EggNog:ENOG410PRW6) — MPRKRAAEDSNTSSSKSQKSTATQSPNRSTKPRSKRWSAVSVSANLEKSYEEHRDYNAYRCLCQGRVDGKFDNDDDEDDDDDDDEDGDDEDEDESEGEENDVARSSKAKCDGGKTCICQKPAAEHPDHPLTITVAGWEKFVHQMIHTNLRIPDNFGMYIFNDFAGYGVLEILQNLVLDFVEAKDNWKEQWAVCEAIPFYWMSEAPMPFSMLDRDTVQGTYSLLGRMFVTMLATLESKDLLKPDSEIKNLGVIMGLWIELTDELRQYNCLEPEIDDTFDGAKLDSYVLEYSKKYQIELQGPSKLSKLVRAIEADYADAAEDGVETPIPVLPARSADPWGWSAEYKAYAKDLGTITFVKKKGMGGDSFDITSWSSAERKKQAFDKKDPFGKKEIEDIKAGMILQLG; from the exons ATGCCCCGCAAACGCGCTGCCGAGGACTCGAACACGTCCAGCTCGAAGAGCCAGAAATCAACCGCGACTCAGTCTCCAAATCGGTCTACTAAGCCTCGAAGCAAGCGCTGGTCTGCAGTATCGGTGTCCGCTAACCTCGAGAAATCGTATGAGGAACATCGCGACTACAATGCTTATCGTTGTCTCTGTCAGGGGCGGGTCGACGGAAAATTCGataacgacgacgacgaggatgacgatgacgatgacgatgaggatggggatgatgaagacgaggatgagagcgaaggcgaagaaaacGACGTAGCTCGCTCAAGCAAAGCCAAGTGCGATGGCGGCAAAACGTGTATCTGCCAAAAACCTGCTGCAGAACATCCGGATCACCCCTTGACTATCACCGTCGCCGGCTGGGAAAAGTTCGTTCACCAGATGATACATACCAATCTGCGCATCCCAGACAACTTTGGCATGTACATTTTCAACGACTTTGCGGGTTACGGCGTCCTTGAAATTCTCCAAAATCTTGTTCTTGACTTCGTCGAAGCCAAGGACAACTGGAAGGAGCAGTGGGCAGTATGCGAGGCAATTCCGTTCTATTGGATGTCCGAAGCACCCATGCCTTTCTCGAT GCTAGATAGAGATACAGTTCAGGGCACCTACAGTCTTCTCGGGCGCATGTTCGTGACTATGCTCGCCACTCTTGAGTCCAAGGACCTCCTCAAACCAGACTCAGAGATCAAGAATCTGGGCGTCATAATGGGTCTCTGGATCGAACTTACCGACGAACTGCGACAGTACAATTGTCTCGAGCCTGAGATTGACGACACGTTTGACGGCGCAAAATTGGATTCTTACGTCTTGGAGTACTCCAAGAAATACCAAATCGAGTTGCAGGGTCCATCCAAGCTCAGCAAACTTGTTAGGGCGATCGAAGCAGACTATGCCGATGCGGCGGAAGATGGTGTAGAAACTCCCATCCCTGTCCTACCAGCCCGCTCTGCTGACCCGTGGGGGTGGTCGGCTGAATACAAGGCGTATGCAAAAGATCTTGGTACAATTACCTtcgtgaagaagaagggcatgGGAGGCGACAGCTTCGACATCACCTCCTGGAGCAGTGCCGAGCGAAAGAAGCAGGCATTTGACAAGAAAGACCCCTTTGGCAAGAAGGAGATCGAGGACATCAAAGCCGGCATGATTCTGCAGCTGGGATAG
- a CDS encoding uncharacterized protein (COG:S;~EggNog:ENOG410PMAZ;~InterPro:IPR002110,IPR020683,IPR036770;~PFAM:PF12796;~go_function: GO:0005515 - protein binding [Evidence IEA]) translates to MPQSGRDEGWLRAWCTKHDIAADEFQPQLPLISTYVLSTQKEDEDQANLLLTKASEIRRTGESKTTAAPGKVKKDRWSYEDYCGVLTEIVNASGSVGVAESVWNSLQLQKPKKARTGRFARRQQAGDEETDDLLFLLLCSTMRYKETAMFHFLANSASSDVVNRMLPTALQMRSQRNTQILLEENADPNTCSEEFITLVRGGDEEFVRLLLQSQTPIDLATLTSALPDAVQRGNVGVVQLLLAHGADANADSGIAIEKAIRAKRTDLALLMLMSPNPPLPETLAPIVSYVFFKMEILQDKKYSLIELLLNGGAAGGSVSLALGGAVLQRWTELVDLFVDKGVSINYNKAEAYRYAVHEVDLETIRILSRGKLDDDLASELFGEIDNTKYGTSITNEKWHALAGLLLDQGAAGDVVDEALIQRVEKRDLAGVTLLLRESASVDYANAAALDKAVASENEEFIDALLQYQPAAQSVNTVFDRVDRLSPDVKLSITRKLLDAGANGTAVDNILKNAMTQHTGERDREFIQILVDGGADVGQGKGYLLQLAVQSSDDITLQILLLGFPVSTILSSCIPLAMDLTETQRYKIIHILLHAGARGDEVSQALVDSIDGTSSGCQLASLLLATGEANTGFESGKAFKKAIESPNIDFIELLVQYNHLQESDFCASLLVAIDLLQRDRTRLEKIRILLMSVQELSGSTGHAALRHEMEGLKRRDDQTLGVLHMLLEAGADVNHNQGRIFVDAIELGLFECFKLFLAAHPSFQSLENAFENALSTALRANLPLDLRYLQELLATSIPQAALDKALLRTTEERNEELVLLLLRHGASVDYQDGAAVRHAVSKLDLELLAHLMRHDPAAVTLNSGFTKAMTLHDIRAKHDCYQLLLQAGSVSQRLLEEALVAAADGGWMHAAICELLLDHKASPNYATGTPLCRAIKSSNYKVDLIKLFLRYSVTEEAVAAALGAAFDTLQGETRIATVDLLLAVQKPQLTLDQLLLKAVHAPHCDHKLIQCLLKANASIFYQGGECILHAVMINDVETLRVLEPYFHGHSGVSEIFMTVWGNGKRANSHQEEAVLSVLVGAGASGEPVDMAVLESVKTVSTTPAGFAFIVNLLKAGADVNYCEGACLVEAATQANVRVIKELLAYGPRRANMSRAFPLVFRSGVDAQSLREIAVAFCSHSSAPDLTYDHPTCGPVLCLMLHTYPNERELLQYLIDKGSVVDPVVKATLPLSPSEEKVSMLCWALAQSKAALREDVVEILIKSGADVNFQAPLSQSTPLQLAIVGSRTQSVAALLQFHADPSFESNGISPLSLAASIGDTSIVRQLVNAGAAPGDGSLHEAARMVNVSVLQVLLIEAKQRDYPCSRFQGRTALAELCMTAGNKPISQLKAAMSLLKNNGDFRRKSKGKSVLHFALDHPNAILVSQALLDVFMSEYVNDDFNVFEDGPYRYSPLAYVSRGLNKAPPTQRTGLIDLLLEFECRDRFWAAEGEQPVDMVGAPEEIMRTLKTQKQRQVRIQEEHEDHERRLMHRRAEQAEELSSLRARHNLTLDHTREVASETARLEHETASRQATIASQRYDAELAYMQRVTDLANRRKDDSNYREVEHRRQLALMENSQRDESYGIEKQRREEEAAFVQHRERLLTSGYEDRARIDRDRYAEQMRLFDAQKGIMEMNARPKVVKQIAYEADSLD, encoded by the exons ATGCCGCAGAGCGGGAGAGATGAGGGATGGCTTCGTGCCTGGTGCACCAAACACGATATCGCTGCAGACGAGTTTCAACCGCAGTTACCATTAATATCTACCTATGTGCTGTCGACGCAaaaggaagacgaagatcaggccaatctcctcctcaccaaggCCTCCGAAATACGAAGAACTGGCGAATCCAAAACAACTGCAGCTCCCGGGAAAGTAAAGAAGGACAGATGGAGCTACGAGGACTACTGCGGTGTCCTCACGGAAATCGTGAATGCGTCTGGGTCGGTCGGAGTCGCAGAAAGTGTCTGGAACAGCCTTCAACTgcagaagccgaagaaggcACGGACAGGTCGATTCGCACGGCGACAACAGGCTGGCGATGAGGAAACGGACGATCtactctttcttctcctctgcAGCACGATGCGATACAAAGAGACGGCCATGTTCCATTTCCTTGCCAACTCCGCGAGCTCCGATGTAGTCAATAGAATGCTCCCAACTGCTCTGCAGATGCGCAGCCAACGAAATACCCAGATTCTCCTCGAAGAGAATGCCGATCCAAACACTTGCTCTGAGGAATTCATAACACTCGTCAGGGGTGGAGATGAAGAGTTTGTCCGCCTTTTGCTTCAATCCCAAACGCCGATCGATCTTGCGACGCTCACCTCTGCTCTTCCTGACGCCGTCCAGCGTGGAAATGTCGGAGTTGTCCAACTTCTTCTAGCTCACGGCGCAGATGCAAACGCCGATAGCGGGATTGCCATCGAAAAGGCCATTCGGGCAAAACGTACTGATCTTGCTCTACTAATGCTCATGTCTCCAAACCCTCCCCTGCCAGAGACTCTTGCGCCTATTGTCTCGTATGTCTTTTTCAAGATGGAAATTCTCCAAGACAAGAAATACAGCCTCATCGAGCTGCTTCTCAACGGCGGTGCCGCTGGCGGGTCCGTCTCGCTTGCTTTAGGAGGCGCAGTTCTCCAGCGCTGGACGGAGTTGGTCGACCTGTTTGTTGATAAAGGCGTCTCCATCAACTACAATAAAGCGGAAGCATACCGGTATGCTGTGCACGAAGTTGATCTTGAAACGATTCGTATTTTGAGCAGGGGGAAGCTTGATGACGACCTGGCCTCGGAACTCTTCGGCGAAATCGACAATACGAAGTATGGTACTTCGATAACGAACGAAAAGTGGCATGCACTGGCGGGGCTTCTACTCGATCAAGGTGCCGCCGGGGACGTGGTTGATGAAGCATTGATTCAACGTGTCGAAAAGAGAGATCTCGCTGGTGTCACTCTTTTGTTGCGAGAAAGTGCTTCTGTCGACTACGCCAACGCCGCTGCACTTGACAAGGCTGTAGCATCCGAGAATGAAGAGTTCATTGACGCTCTGCTACAGTATCAGCCGGCCGCACAGTCCGTCAACACTGTCTTCGACCGGGTCGACAGACTCTCACCGGACGTTAAATTGAGCATAACTCGCAAGCTTCTCGACGCTGGAGCCAACGGGACTGCTGTCGATAATATCCTTAAGAACGCCATGACTCAACACACTGGGGAAAGGGACCGCGAGTTCATTCAGATACTGGTCGACGGCGGCGCCGATGTTGGCCAAGGGAAAGGCTATCTACTTCAGCTCGCTGTGCAATCCTCCGACGATATCACTTTGCAGATTCTACTTCTCGGATTTCCCGTGTCAACCATTCTATCATCTTGCATACCGCTTGCCATGGATCTGACCGAGACCCAGAGATACAAGATAATACACATACTCCTCCACGCCGGCGCTAGAGGCGATGAAGTCTCCCAGGCGCTCGTGGACAGCATTGACGGGACCTCTTCTGGGTGTCAATTAGCCTCCCTCTTGCTCGCCACGGGAGAGGCTAATACTGGGTTCGAGAGTGGAAAGGCATTCAAGAAGGCCATAGAATCCCCAAACATCGACTtcatcgagctcctcgtACAGTACAACCATCTCCAAGAATCCGACTTTTGCGCCTCTCTCCTTGTCGCGATCGATCTCCTGCAACGGGACAGGACTCGCCTGGAGAAAATCCGTATCTTGCTCATGAGTGTTCAAGAGCTGTCTGGCAGCACGGGACACGCCGCTCTGCGTCATGAAATGGAAGGATTAAAGCGACGGGATGACCAGACTCTTGGGGTTCTACACATGCTACTAGAAGCCGGGGCAGATGTCAACCACAACCAAGGTCGCATCTTCGTCGATGCCATCGAGCTGGGCTTGTTCGAATGCTTCAAACTGTTCCTCGCGGCTCATCCGTCATTTCAATCACTGGAAAATGCGTTTGAAAATGCTCTTTCCACTGCCCTTCGAGCCAACTTACCTCTTGATCTACGATACCTGCAAGAGCTTCTTGCGACTAGTATCCCGCAGGCGGCCCTCGACAAGGCACTTTTACGCACCACCGAGGAGCGCAATGAAGAGCTggtcctccttctcctgcgcCACGGTGCATCCGTCGACTATCAAGACGGCGCTGCAGTGCGCCACGCTGTTTCCAAACTTGACCTCGAATTGCTCGCCCATCTGATGCGACACGATCCCGCTGCCGTCACGCTCAACAGTGGTTTCACCAAGGCAATGACACTGCACGACATCCGCGCAAAGCATGACTGCTACCAACTTCTTCTCCAGGCTGGGTCAGTATCCCAGCGCCTTCTCGAAGAGGCacttgttgctgctgctgatggtGGATGGATGCACGCTGCAATCTGCGAACTTTTGCTCGATCATAAAGCTTCTCCGAACTATGCTACCGGTACGCCGTTGTGCCGCGCTATTAAGTCTTCCAACTACAAGGTCGACTTGATAAAGCTATTCCTACGATACAGCGTTACGGAAGAGGCTGTTGCAGCCGCGCTGGGTGCTGCCTTTGACACCCTACAGGGCGAGACGCGCATTGCTACCGTTGATCTTTTACTTGCTGTCCAGAAGCCGCAATTAACCCTTGACCAGCTACTACTGAAAGCC GTACATGCGCCTCACTGCGACCATAAGCTTATCCAGTGTCTCTTGAAAGCGAACGCATCCATCTTCTACCAAGGAGGTGAATGTATTCTACACGCCGTCATGATCAACGATGTAGAAACGCTGCGCGTTCTTGAGCCGTACTTCCACGGACACTCGGGCGTCTCCGAAATATTCATGACAGTATGGGGAAATGGAAAACGCGCAAACTCGCACCAGGAGGAAGCAGTTCTATCAGTCTTGGTAGGTGCCGGTGCATCAGGAGAGCCCGTGGACATGGCAGTCCTGGAAAGCGTCAAAACCGTTTCAACTACACCAGCCGGGTTTGCCTTTATCGTAAATCTGCTGAAGGCGGGCGCAGATGTCAACTACTGCGAAGGAGCCTGTCTTGTCGAGGCAGCAACGCAAGCCAACGTGCGCGTTATCAAGGAGTTGCTCGCATATGGCCCTCGTCGTGCTAACATGAGCCGTGCGTTTCCACTGGTCTTCCGATCTGGTGTTGACGCACAGAGTCTTCGAGAGATTGCTGTTGCTTTTTGTTCCCACAGTTCTGCTCCTGACCTCACCTATGACCATCCAACCTGCGGTCCGGTTCTATGTCTGATGCTTCATACCTACCCCAACGAGCGAGAGCTGCTGCAGTATCTCATCGACAAGGGCAGCGTTGTTGACCCAGTTGTTAAAGCGACCCTGCCACTGTCACCTAGCGAAGAGAAAGTGTCAATGCTCTGTTGGGCTCTCGCGCAGAGTAAAGCTGCTCTTCGTGAAGATGTCGTAGAAATTCTCATCAAGTCCGGAG CGGACGTCAACTTCCAAGCACCTTTATCCCAAAGCACGCCCCTTCAGCTCGCCATCGTTGGCTCGCGCACGCAGTCCGTTGCGGCCCTCCTACAATTCCACGCCGACCCTTCCTTTGAATCAAATGGGATCTCACCTTTATCCCTCGCTGCATCGATCGGCGACACTAGTATCGTCCGCCAACTTGTTAATGCAGGCGCTGCCCCAGGCGACGGCAGTCTCCACGAAGCCGCACGGATGGTCAACGTCAGCGTTCTCCAAGTCCTGCTCATCGAAGCCAAGCAGCGCGACTACCCCTGCTCGCGATTCCAAGGACGCACCGCACTCGCCGAACTTTGTATGACAGCAGGTAACAAACCAATCAGCCAGCTCAAGGCCGCAATGTCGCTGCTCAAGAACAACGGCGACTTCCGACGCAAATCAAAGGGCAAGTCAGTCCTGCACTTTGCGCTGGACCATCCAAACGCCATACTTGTCTCCCAGGCCCTGCTGGACGTCTTCATGAGCGAGTACGTTAACGACGACTTCAACGTCTTCGAGGACGGCCCGTACCGCTACTCCCCGCTTGCATATGTCTCGCGCGGTTTAAACAAGGCACCACCCACCCAGCGCACCGGCCtcatcgacctcctcctAGAATTCGAATGCCGCGATCGCTTCTGGGCAGCCGAGGGCGAGCAACCAGTCGACATGGTCGGCGCACCCGAGGAGATCATGCGCACGCTGAAAACCCAGAAACAGCGCCAGGTGCGCATCCAGGAGGAACACGAAGACCACGAGCGCCGCCTCATGCACCGACGCGCTGAGCAGGCCGAGGAACTATCTAGCCTCAGAGCGCGCCATAATCTCACCCTAGACCATACGAGGGAAGTTGCCAGCGAAACCGCGCGCCTTGAGCATGAGACTGCCTCCCGCCAGGCAACCATCGCGTCGCAGCGCTATGATGCTGAACTGGCATACATGCAACGGGTGACCGACCTTGCGAACCGACGGAAAGATGACTCCAATTACCGGGAAGTCGAGCACCGGCGACAACTAGCGCTGATGGAAAATTCACAGCGCGACGAGAGTTATGGTATTGAGAAACAGCgtcgcgaggaagaggctgctTTTGTGCAGCACCGCGAGAGACTCTTAACCTCCGGGTATGAGGATCGAGCGAGGATTGATCGTGATCGGTATGCGGAGCAGATGCGTCTGTTTGATGCGCAGAAGGGCATCATGGAGATGAATGCCAGGCCGAAGGTTGTGAAGCAGATTGCCTATGAGGCGGATTCGTTGGATTGA
- the HST2 gene encoding SIR2 family NAD-dependent protein deacylase (COG:B,K;~EggNog:ENOG410PFFE;~InterPro:IPR029035,IPR003000,IPR026590,IPR026591;~PFAM:PF02146;~go_function: GO:0070403 - NAD+ binding [Evidence IEA]), with protein sequence MSISRYDSIHVSDRPGINGVYHCRLDSSLNPSILSHYPSLITSANNHQQHKMTNEKPDLDTICTAIKSGAIKSTVVLAGAGLSTSAGIPDFRSPETGLYARLAPLQLPNPEAIFHISYFRHTPEPFYAIAAARHPRNLKPTLGHAFLALLDKKGLLRFVFSQNIDGLEVDAGVDRGKVLNVHGNWQSQRCFKCKTYYPDGDMRRAVKLGEVPNCPVEGCGGVVKPDIVMFGESLPKAFEERREEVIPQADLMLVLGTSLKVAPASGIPRLVEEGVPRVLVNNEVVGDFGSRGSDVCVLGSCDDGVREMARKLGWEEELDSIWREAVERKERVVQSEGWDEAGPSLDECIQKAADRMKLRMGVSDGHRRMLEGHLGEKMAGILGKANKADTHYN encoded by the coding sequence ATGAGCATAAGCAGATATGACAGTATACACGTCAGTGATCGACCAGGCATCAACGGTGTTTATCACTGTAGACTAGACAGCAGCTTAAACCCCTCCATCCTATCCCACTACCCCTCCCTCATCACATCTGCAAAcaaccatcaacaacacaaaaTGACCAACGAAAAACCCGACCTCGACACCATCTGCACGGCCATAAAATCCGGCGCCATAAAATCAaccgtcgtcctcgccggcgCCGGGCTGTCCACCTCCGCCGGAATACCCGACTTCCGGTCCCCAGAGACAGGCCTCTACGCGCGCCTCGCAcccctccaactccccaaccCCGAGGCCATCTTCCACATCTCTTACTTCCGACACACGCCCGAGCCGTTCTACGCTATTGCTGCTGCTAGACACCCGCGGAACTTGAAGCCGACGCTGGGGCATGCTTTCCTGGCTCTCCTGGATAAAAAGGGTCTGTTGAGGTTCGTGTTTAGTCAGAATATTGAtgggttggaggttgatgcgGGGGTTGACAGGGGGAAGGTATTGAATGTGCATGGGAACTGGCAGAGTCAGCGGTGTTTTAAGTGTAAGACTTACTATCCGGATGGGGACATGAGGAGGGCTGTCAAGCTTGGTGAGGTGCCGAATTGTCCTGTCGAGGGCTGTGGGGGTGTGGTCAAGCCGGATATTGTGATGTTTGGGGAGTCGCTGCCGAAGGCGTttgaggagaggagggaggaggttaTACCCCAGGCGGATCTGATGCTTGTGCTGGGGACGAGCTTGAAGGTTGCCCCTGCGTCGGGGATTCCGaggctggtggaggagggcgtTCCTAGGGTTCTGGTGAATAATGAGGTTGTGGGGGATTTTGGGAGTCGGGGGAGCGATGTTTGTGTGCTGGGGAGTTGTGATGACGGGGTGAgggagatggcgaggaagttggggtgggaggaggagttggaCAGTATCTGGAGAGAGGCAGttgagaggaaggagagggttGTCCAGAGTGAGGGCTGGGATGAGGCGGGCCCGAGTCTGGATGAGTGTATCCAGAAGGCTGCGGACAGGATGAAGCTGCGTATGGGTGTTTCAGACGGACATCGGAGGATGCTGGAGGGGCATTTGGGCGAGAAGATGGCCGGTATTCTGGGGAAAGCGAACAAGGCGGATACTCATTACAACTAG